A genomic segment from Nicotiana tabacum cultivar K326 chromosome 9, ASM71507v2, whole genome shotgun sequence encodes:
- the LOC107775463 gene encoding putative calcium-binding protein CML25, with product MGFKSLFNRKKKSFPNSKTPSPVSSPPKIEEELEQVFNKFDINGDGKISSSELGCIMASLGNAVTEEESVNMIKEVDADGDGFIDLQEFIELNTKNIDSNDILENLKEAFSVFDVDKNGSISADELQNVMKSLGEECSLEECRKMIGGVDCDGDGMIDFEEFKVMMVRGSKSDPMESRC from the coding sequence ATGGGATTCAAATCTCTGTTCAATCGCAAGAAGAAGAGCTTCCCCAACTCGAAAACCCCATCGCCGGTAAGCTCTCCGCCCAAAATCGAAGAGGAGCTAGAGCAGGTGTTCAATAAGTTCGACATTAACGGCGACGGAAAAATCTCATCGTCGGAACTGGGTTGCATCATGGCCAGCCTAGGAAACGCCGTAACGGAAGAAGAATCGGTAAACATGATTAAGGAAGTTGACGCCGACGGAGATGGTTTCATCGATTTGCAAGAATTCATCGAACTCAACACCAAGAATATCGATTCGAATGACATTTTGGAGAATCTTAAGGAAGCTTTCTCTGTGTTTGATGTGGACAAGAATGGATCCATCTCTGCTGATGAGTTGCAGAACGTGATGAAGAGTTTAGGGGAAGAATGTTCGCTGGAAGAGTGCCGGAAAATGATCGGTGGCGTTGATTGTGACGGCGAcgggatgattgattttgaagAATTTAAGGTTATGATGGTTAGGGGCTCGAAGTCTGATCCAATGGAGTCTCGTTGTTAA